A region from the Lycium barbarum isolate Lr01 chromosome 8, ASM1917538v2, whole genome shotgun sequence genome encodes:
- the LOC132606437 gene encoding uncharacterized protein C6C3.02c-like has protein sequence MPRRSTGRSAPRPASRAAPRPAPAPVHHAPPPAPMQSSGGGMLSGIGSTIAQGMAFGTGSAVAHRAIDSVMGPRTIQHETVASQAPAAAAAPTTSGAGSDACSMHSKAFQDCINSSGSDIGKCQFYMDMLSDCRRNSMLNA, from the exons ATGCCTCGCCGAAGCACAG GAAGATCTGCTCCTCGTCCTGCCTCTCGTGCAGCCCCTCGTCCTGCTCCAGCTCCAG tgCACCATGCTCCCCCACCGGCTCCCATGCAAAGTAGTGGCGGTGGCATGCTTAGTGGTATTGGTTCTACCATAGCTCAAG GGATGGCCTTTGGTACTGGAAGTGCTGTAGCACACAGGGCTATAGATTCTGTTATGGGTCCACGCACCATTCAACATGAAACTGTTGCTTCCCAGGCACCTGCTGCAGCAGCAGCTCCAACAACCAGCGGTGCTGGTTCAGATGCTTGCAGTATGCATTCTAAAGCATTCCAAGAC TGCATCAATAGCTCTGGAAGTGACATTGGCAAGTGTCAGTTCTACATGGACATGTTGTCTGATTGCAGGAGGAACTCAATGCTGAATGCCTAG